From the Streptomyces sp. Tu 2975 genome, one window contains:
- a CDS encoding ABC transporter substrate-binding protein, translating to MFLAVGCGSSDEGPGEAAGGVPVVEKGKLTTCTHLPYPPFQFEQGGKVVGFDVALIDLVAKNLDVEQKILDTPFENFKTGAFLNSGECDLAAAGMTITDERKKNVDFSVPYFDATQALLATKESGVTSLDEVKSGKKKLGAQAETTGESYAKSQGFDPVAFESSDAVLNGLRTGQVDAVIIDYPVVQGWLKDKANAAQFALGQNIETGEQYGFSVKKGNDKLRAAIDKAIQDARADGTYDKLYEQWIGPLPKAQS from the coding sequence ATGTTCCTCGCCGTCGGATGCGGCTCCTCCGACGAAGGGCCGGGCGAGGCCGCGGGAGGCGTCCCCGTGGTCGAGAAGGGCAAGCTGACCACCTGCACCCACCTGCCCTACCCGCCGTTCCAGTTCGAGCAGGGCGGCAAGGTCGTCGGCTTCGACGTCGCGCTGATCGACCTGGTGGCGAAGAACCTCGACGTCGAGCAGAAGATCCTCGACACGCCGTTCGAGAACTTCAAGACCGGCGCGTTCCTCAACTCCGGCGAGTGCGACCTCGCCGCTGCCGGTATGACGATCACCGACGAGCGCAAGAAGAACGTGGACTTCTCCGTCCCCTACTTCGACGCGACCCAGGCGCTGCTGGCCACCAAGGAGAGCGGCGTGACGTCGCTCGACGAGGTCAAGTCCGGGAAGAAGAAGCTCGGCGCCCAGGCGGAGACCACCGGCGAGAGCTACGCCAAGAGCCAGGGCTTCGACCCCGTCGCCTTCGAGAGCTCGGACGCGGTGCTGAACGGGCTGCGCACCGGCCAGGTCGACGCGGTGATCATCGACTACCCCGTCGTCCAGGGCTGGCTGAAGGACAAGGCGAACGCCGCCCAGTTCGCCCTCGGCCAGAACATCGAGACCGGTGAGCAGTACGGCTTCTCGGTGAAGAAGGGCAACGACAAGCTGCGTGCCGCCATCGACAAGGCGATCCAGGACGCCCGGGCCGACGGAACCTACGACAAGCTCTACGAGCAGTGGATCGGCCCGCTGCCCAAGGCGCAGTCGTGA
- a CDS encoding amino acid ABC transporter permease, whose amino-acid sequence MTSRLTRRQRRRVSQGIQYAVFVAALVMVGLLADWDRLQNQFAQKDLASELFPAIITTALRNTVVYTVSGFVFGLVLGLIIALMRLSSVAPYRWVAGVYIEIFRGLPALLIFIFVGVAVPLAFPGTEIPGGTYGKVALGLGLVAAAYMAETIRAGIQAVPKGQMEAARSLGFSHARAMVSVIIPQAFRIVIPPLTNELVLLFKDSSLVLFLGVTLEERELTKFGRDLASQTANSTPILVAGLCYLLVTVPLSFVVRRLEARADKAR is encoded by the coding sequence GTGACCTCACGCCTCACCCGCCGCCAGCGGCGGCGGGTGTCGCAAGGCATCCAGTACGCGGTCTTCGTCGCGGCGCTCGTCATGGTCGGCCTGCTGGCCGACTGGGACCGTCTGCAGAACCAGTTCGCGCAGAAGGACCTCGCCTCGGAGCTGTTCCCGGCCATCATCACCACCGCGCTGCGCAACACCGTGGTCTACACGGTGTCCGGTTTCGTCTTCGGCCTGGTGCTGGGTCTGATCATCGCGCTGATGCGGTTGTCGTCGGTCGCCCCCTACCGGTGGGTGGCGGGCGTCTACATCGAGATCTTCCGCGGTCTGCCCGCACTGCTGATCTTCATCTTCGTCGGCGTGGCCGTGCCGCTGGCCTTCCCCGGCACCGAGATCCCCGGCGGCACCTACGGGAAGGTCGCCCTCGGTCTCGGTCTGGTCGCCGCCGCCTACATGGCGGAGACGATCAGGGCGGGTATCCAGGCGGTGCCAAAGGGGCAGATGGAGGCCGCCAGGTCGCTGGGCTTCTCGCACGCCAGGGCCATGGTCTCGGTGATCATTCCGCAGGCGTTCCGGATCGTCATTCCCCCACTCACCAACGAACTGGTCCTGCTCTTCAAGGACTCCTCGCTGGTGCTGTTCCTCGGTGTCACCCTCGAGGAGCGCGAACTGACCAAGTTCGGCAGGGACCTGGCCAGCCAGACCGCCAACTCCACGCCGATCCTCGTCGCGGGGCTCTGCTACCTCCTGGTGACCGTGCCGCTCAGCTTCGTGGTGCGCCGCCTCGAGGCCCGCGCCGACAAGGCGAGGTGA
- a CDS encoding GNAT family N-acetyltransferase, translating into MSSLRIQQVDDDAMLRDWQHVHNSIIPSHLLSLDEVRERSTRHRLTVAYLCDVLVGCSTVRLPRDGTPTATVISRVLPAHRRQGIGGQLYERELAEAHALGADVIETVVLASNEDGLHFARSRGFTEVERYLLPGDSVPYIDLRLS; encoded by the coding sequence GTGTCCTCACTTCGCATCCAGCAGGTGGACGACGATGCCATGCTCCGTGACTGGCAGCACGTCCACAACTCGATCATCCCTTCGCACCTCCTGTCGCTCGACGAGGTCCGCGAGCGCTCCACGCGCCATCGACTGACCGTGGCGTACCTCTGCGACGTCCTCGTCGGCTGCTCGACCGTTCGGCTGCCGAGGGACGGCACGCCGACCGCCACGGTCATCTCCAGGGTGCTCCCCGCCCACCGTCGCCAGGGCATCGGCGGGCAACTCTACGAGCGGGAGTTGGCAGAGGCGCACGCACTCGGTGCGGATGTGATCGAGACGGTCGTGCTCGCGTCCAACGAGGACGGGCTCCACTTTGCCCGGTCCCGGGGGTTCACCGAGGTCGAGCGGTATCTCCTGCCGGGCGACAGCGTGCCCTACATCGACCTCCGGCTGTCCTGA
- a CDS encoding glycoside hydrolase family 16 protein, which yields MDSPRSPRRLLATVVSALVLATVGTGLATGAPAPSSQADHALRPAAEAAAVTFSDEFDGPAGSAVDSGKWQIETGDNVNNHERQYYTAGNRNAVLDGQGHLVITARRENPGNYQCWYGRCEYTSARLNTAGKFTTTYGRVEARLKVPRGQGMWPAFWMLGNDIGQIGWPASGEIDIMENVGFEPSTVHGTLHGPGYSGSGGIGAGYTLPGGQAFADAFHTFAVDWSPNKVTWSVDGNVYQTRTPADLGGRQWVFDKPFFIILNLAVGGYWPGDPDGSTVFPQQLVVDHVRVTTGDSPATGGPITGIGGKCVDVAGANTANGTPVQLYDCNGTAAQRWSVGSDGTIRALGKCLDAAGGGTADGTLAQLWDCNGSGAQRWDANAARDIVNPQANKCLDASGNSSADGTRLQLWTCTGAANQKWAATR from the coding sequence ATGGACTCCCCGCGCTCCCCACGGCGCCTGCTCGCGACCGTTGTCTCCGCCTTGGTCCTGGCCACGGTCGGCACCGGACTGGCGACCGGCGCGCCCGCACCTTCGTCACAGGCGGATCACGCTCTCCGGCCGGCCGCCGAGGCCGCCGCCGTCACGTTCTCCGACGAATTCGACGGTCCGGCCGGCTCCGCCGTGGACAGTGGCAAGTGGCAGATCGAGACCGGCGACAACGTCAACAACCACGAGCGGCAGTACTACACGGCCGGCAACCGGAACGCCGTGCTCGACGGGCAGGGCCATCTGGTCATCACCGCCCGCCGCGAGAACCCCGGCAACTACCAGTGCTGGTACGGACGTTGTGAGTACACCTCGGCCCGGCTGAACACCGCGGGCAAGTTCACCACCACCTACGGCCGGGTCGAGGCGCGGCTGAAGGTGCCCCGCGGGCAGGGCATGTGGCCCGCCTTCTGGATGCTCGGGAACGACATCGGGCAGATCGGCTGGCCGGCCTCGGGCGAGATCGACATCATGGAGAACGTCGGCTTCGAACCGTCCACCGTCCACGGCACCCTGCACGGCCCCGGCTACTCGGGTTCCGGCGGTATCGGCGCCGGATACACGCTCCCCGGTGGTCAGGCCTTCGCGGACGCCTTCCACACCTTCGCCGTCGACTGGTCACCGAACAAGGTGACATGGTCGGTGGACGGCAACGTCTACCAGACCCGTACGCCTGCCGATCTGGGCGGCCGCCAGTGGGTGTTCGACAAGCCGTTCTTCATCATCCTGAATCTCGCGGTCGGCGGCTACTGGCCCGGCGACCCCGACGGCAGCACGGTCTTCCCCCAGCAGCTCGTCGTGGACCATGTACGGGTCACCACGGGTGACAGCCCGGCGACCGGCGGGCCGATCACCGGCATCGGCGGCAAGTGCGTGGACGTGGCAGGAGCGAACACCGCCAACGGCACCCCCGTACAGCTCTACGACTGCAACGGCACCGCGGCCCAGCGCTGGAGCGTGGGCAGCGACGGCACCATCAGGGCGCTCGGCAAGTGCCTCGACGCCGCCGGCGGCGGTACCGCTGACGGAACCCTCGCACAACTCTGGGACTGCAACGGTTCAGGAGCCCAGCGCTGGGACGCGAACGCGGCGCGCGACATCGTCAATCCCCAGGCGAACAAGTGCCTCGACGCCAGCGGTAACAGCTCCGCCGACGGAACCCGGCTCCAGCTCTGGACCTGTACAGGAGCCGCCAACCAGAAGTGGGCGGCCACCAGATGA
- a CDS encoding SRPBCC family protein yields MVRILSVSDSVVIGAAPSMIYAHVSNPALMGRWSPENRGATVRSGGEQAYVGMVFDGRNTRGPVSWTTRCTVTAADPGERFAFRVRAIGRRRPVLPGRIATWEYRFERAAGGGTRVTETWIDDRRAWPDVVANAFDKLATRGHTFAEFQRRNIRTTLENLKKAMEAEVS; encoded by the coding sequence ATGGTTCGCATACTCAGCGTCTCGGACAGCGTCGTGATCGGCGCCGCCCCCTCGATGATCTACGCGCATGTGAGCAATCCCGCGCTGATGGGGCGCTGGAGCCCCGAGAACCGCGGCGCGACCGTGCGCAGCGGTGGCGAACAGGCCTACGTCGGCATGGTCTTCGACGGCCGCAACACGCGCGGGCCGGTCAGCTGGACCACCCGCTGCACCGTCACGGCCGCCGATCCCGGCGAGCGGTTCGCGTTCCGGGTACGCGCCATCGGCAGGCGGCGGCCTGTGCTTCCCGGACGCATCGCGACCTGGGAGTACCGCTTCGAGCGCGCCGCCGGCGGCGGGACACGGGTGACGGAGACCTGGATCGACGACCGCCGCGCCTGGCCCGACGTCGTCGCCAACGCTTTCGACAAGCTGGCGACGCGGGGCCACACCTTCGCCGAGTTCCAGCGCCGCAACATCCGAACGACACTGGAGAACCTGAAGAAGGCGATGGAGGCCGAGGTCTCCTAG
- a CDS encoding MFS transporter: MPLALLALAVGAFGIGTTEFVIMGLLPEVAADFGVSIPTSGLLVTGYALGVVVGAPLMTALGSKVSRKRMLMLLMGLFVLGNVLSALAPTFGMMLTGRIVASLAHGAFFGIGSVVAAGLVAPDKKAGAIAMMFTGLTVANVVGVPGGTLIGQSIGWRTTFVIVALLGVIGLFGIARLVPDMPRPQGVRLLDEVAAFRNAQVLLAMAMTVLGFGGVFAAITYIAPMMTEVAGFADTSVTWLLVLFGVGMVGGNLLGGKYADKHLMPLLYTTLTALAVVLALFTVTAHHKVLAALSILLIGALGFATVPPLQKRVLDQAHGAPTLASAVNIGAFNLGNALSAWLGGIVIAAGMGLTAPNWVGAVLAAAALVLAVLSAFLERRNSRRGSRALAGSPAADPATANLGTMPAAVTTAEPAPVTAARR; this comes from the coding sequence ATGCCTCTAGCGCTGCTGGCCCTGGCTGTCGGTGCCTTCGGCATCGGCACCACCGAGTTCGTGATCATGGGGTTGCTCCCCGAGGTCGCGGCCGACTTCGGGGTCTCGATCCCCACCTCGGGTCTGCTGGTGACCGGCTACGCCCTGGGCGTGGTCGTCGGCGCCCCGCTGATGACCGCACTCGGCTCCAAGGTGTCCCGCAAGCGGATGCTGATGCTGCTGATGGGCCTCTTCGTGCTGGGCAACGTCCTGTCGGCCCTGGCGCCCACCTTCGGCATGATGCTCACCGGCCGGATCGTGGCCTCCTTGGCCCACGGTGCGTTCTTCGGTATCGGCTCCGTCGTGGCGGCAGGACTGGTCGCCCCGGACAAGAAGGCGGGCGCGATCGCGATGATGTTCACCGGCCTGACCGTCGCCAACGTGGTCGGTGTCCCCGGGGGCACCCTGATCGGCCAGTCCATCGGCTGGCGCACCACCTTCGTGATCGTCGCCCTGCTCGGTGTCATCGGCCTGTTCGGCATCGCCCGGCTCGTCCCCGACATGCCGAGGCCGCAGGGCGTGCGGCTGCTCGACGAGGTGGCTGCCTTCAGGAACGCCCAGGTGCTGCTGGCCATGGCGATGACCGTCCTCGGCTTCGGCGGCGTGTTCGCCGCCATCACCTACATCGCGCCGATGATGACCGAGGTCGCCGGCTTCGCCGACACGTCCGTCACCTGGCTGCTCGTCCTCTTCGGAGTCGGCATGGTCGGCGGCAACCTGCTCGGCGGCAAGTACGCCGACAAGCACCTCATGCCCCTGCTCTACACGACTCTGACCGCACTCGCCGTGGTCCTGGCCCTGTTCACCGTCACCGCGCACCACAAGGTCCTGGCCGCCCTCTCGATCCTGCTGATCGGCGCCCTCGGTTTCGCGACCGTGCCCCCGCTGCAGAAGCGCGTGCTGGACCAGGCGCACGGCGCCCCGACCCTGGCCTCCGCCGTCAACATCGGCGCCTTCAACCTCGGCAACGCGCTGTCCGCCTGGCTCGGCGGCATCGTGATCGCCGCCGGCATGGGGCTCACCGCCCCCAACTGGGTCGGAGCCGTCCTTGCCGCCGCCGCGCTCGTCCTCGCGGTCCTCTCCGCCTTCCTCGAACGCCGGAATTCCCGCCGAGGCAGCCGTGCCCTCGCCGGTTCCCCGGCCGCGGATCCGGCCACCGCGAACCTCGGCACCATGCCCGCGGCCGTTACGACCGCAGAACCGGCACCGGTCACCGCGGCACGCCGCTGA
- a CDS encoding NPP1 family protein — MRSTSRIRRVSLVLGSAVVLVMASSGSAVAAPPAALPADADGLEQTFQPAFDYDTDGCYPTPAVGPDGTIATGLNTTGAVNGQCRDAWDLDNTNGYARHKCNNGWCAIMYGLYFEKDQAVAGSGLGGHRHDWEHVVVWVQNNEARYVSTSAHGNFGIHGRDRVRWDGTHPKIVYHKDGIGTHCFRLANSDDEPPENHYHGWQFPRLVGWNGYPAGLRDKLSQAQFGSAVFGLKDGNFNHHLEKAKPAGIPFDPHA, encoded by the coding sequence TTGCGCAGCACATCACGTATCCGCAGGGTCTCGCTCGTTCTCGGCAGCGCAGTCGTGCTCGTCATGGCGTCTTCCGGCAGCGCCGTCGCCGCCCCGCCCGCAGCTCTGCCGGCCGACGCGGACGGACTGGAGCAGACCTTCCAGCCGGCCTTCGACTACGACACGGACGGGTGCTATCCCACACCCGCCGTCGGACCTGACGGGACCATAGCCACCGGGCTCAACACGACCGGTGCGGTCAACGGCCAGTGCCGTGACGCCTGGGACCTCGACAACACCAACGGATACGCGCGCCACAAGTGCAACAACGGCTGGTGCGCGATCATGTACGGCCTCTACTTCGAGAAGGACCAGGCCGTCGCCGGCAGCGGACTGGGCGGGCACCGCCACGACTGGGAGCACGTCGTGGTGTGGGTGCAGAACAACGAGGCGCGGTACGTGTCCACCTCCGCCCACGGCAACTTCGGCATCCACGGCCGGGACCGCGTCCGGTGGGACGGCACACACCCCAAGATCGTCTACCACAAGGACGGCATAGGCACGCACTGCTTCCGCCTGGCGAACTCCGACGACGAGCCGCCGGAGAACCACTACCACGGATGGCAGTTCCCCCGCCTTGTCGGCTGGAACGGCTACCCGGCCGGGCTGCGCGACAAGCTGAGCCAGGCTCAGTTCGGCAGTGCCGTCTTCGGTCTGAAGGACGGGAACTTCAACCACCACCTGGAGAAGGCCAAGCCGGCCGGTATCCCCTTCGACCCCCACGCCTGA
- a CDS encoding amino acid ABC transporter ATP-binding protein, translated as MDSTDRPEIEIRGLHKSFGDNHVLRGIDLDIGRGEVVCVIGPSGSGKSTLLRCVNLLEEPTAGQVFVGGTEVTDLDVDIDAVRRRIGMVFQQFNLFPHISVTDNLTLPQRRVLRRDKAKAAEVARRNLERVGLSDKADAFPSQLSGGQQQRVAIARALSMGPEVMLFDEPTSALDPELVGDVLAVMRQLAAEGMTMMVVTHEMSFAREVADRVVFMDGGVIVEEGPAERVVGDPRHERTRNFLMRILDPAAAEQPGDTGSEGPAKEL; from the coding sequence ATGGACAGTACGGACCGCCCCGAGATCGAGATCCGGGGCCTGCACAAGTCGTTCGGTGACAACCACGTGCTGCGCGGCATCGACCTCGACATCGGCCGGGGCGAGGTGGTGTGCGTCATCGGCCCGTCCGGCTCCGGCAAGTCGACGCTGCTGCGCTGTGTGAACCTGCTGGAGGAGCCGACCGCCGGTCAGGTGTTCGTGGGCGGCACGGAGGTCACCGACCTCGACGTCGACATCGACGCCGTGCGCCGCCGCATCGGCATGGTCTTCCAGCAGTTCAATCTCTTCCCGCACATCAGCGTCACGGACAACCTCACCCTGCCGCAGCGGCGGGTCCTGCGCAGGGACAAGGCGAAGGCCGCGGAGGTGGCACGGCGCAATCTGGAGCGGGTGGGCCTCTCCGACAAGGCCGACGCCTTTCCGTCGCAGCTCTCCGGCGGTCAGCAGCAGCGGGTGGCCATCGCCCGCGCGCTGAGCATGGGACCGGAGGTGATGCTCTTCGACGAGCCGACCTCCGCGCTCGACCCGGAGTTGGTGGGCGACGTCCTCGCGGTCATGCGCCAGCTGGCGGCCGAGGGCATGACGATGATGGTCGTCACCCATGAGATGAGCTTCGCCAGGGAGGTCGCCGACCGTGTGGTCTTCATGGACGGCGGGGTGATCGTCGAGGAAGGGCCGGCGGAACGGGTCGTGGGCGACCCGCGGCACGAACGGACCCGGAACTTCCTGATGCGCATCCTGGATCCGGCCGCCGCCGAACAGCCGGGGGACACCGGCTCGGAAGGCCCCGCCAAGGAGCTGTGA
- the secD gene encoding protein translocase subunit SecD gives MSSRATFWRALLALAVVAVSLYVALTTPARLGLDLRGGTRIVLETRDSPTVTADPEATDRAMEVLRRRVDGLGVTEPSLARSGERRIVVELPGLKDPREAAKVIGRTAQLTFHPVTGTSAGPARAPGKDGARVLADPDAPGQFLRLGPPALTGDGVEDAEAVLDTLEGRGWTVDLSFHGDAAKQWARVTGEAACAAPADPARRVAIVLDDAVVSAPGMQSSVPCGAGITGGSAQITGGFTPGEARDLAALVKGGALPVPVTTVEQSTVGPTLGAEAVRASAAAAVIGLLCTGLFVIVVYRLLGLLATVALTLYGLISYAAVVALGATLTLPGLAGFVLAIGIAVDANVLVFERAREEFARPGGRGGARRRDLKSALRTGFSKAWSAVADSNITTLLAAGLLFVFATGPVKGFGVTLAIGVLASMVSAMLITRLLAEWALSVPYVRRRPELTGMAGPGRLRERLARRTPRLMRHRRRWLGICSGLLLLAIAGVGVRGAEFGVEFTGGRAVQYTAERSVDADTAREAVVGAGFPDAVVQSTDDNGFSVRTKERGDDEQERIRGALDDVAGQLTVERDDLIGPSLGSELRLYALIALGVAVAAQLLYLSVRFRWTFATAAVVAMAQDVALVVGLFAWLGKPMDSVFLAALLTVVGYSVNDTVVVLDRLRELRRTGGSIPLESLADRAVAQTLPRTVNTGMGALFVLVALAVLGGDSLTDFSIALLAGVVLGTASTVFTAMPVALLLQSRYPESRGAGGSGRVKPAKEGGKARDRSGAVV, from the coding sequence ATGTCATCTCGCGCAACGTTCTGGCGGGCGCTGCTCGCGCTCGCCGTCGTCGCCGTGTCCCTGTACGTCGCCCTGACCACACCGGCCCGGCTCGGCCTGGATCTGCGGGGCGGAACCCGTATCGTCCTCGAGACCCGGGACTCCCCCACCGTGACCGCCGACCCGGAGGCCACCGACCGGGCGATGGAGGTGCTGCGCCGGCGCGTCGACGGGCTCGGTGTCACCGAGCCCTCTCTCGCGCGTTCCGGGGAGCGGCGCATCGTCGTCGAACTTCCCGGCCTGAAGGACCCCCGCGAGGCCGCGAAGGTCATCGGCCGCACCGCGCAGTTGACCTTCCACCCCGTCACCGGCACCTCGGCGGGACCCGCGCGCGCTCCCGGGAAGGACGGCGCGCGTGTCCTCGCAGACCCCGACGCACCGGGGCAGTTCCTGCGGCTCGGCCCGCCCGCCCTCACCGGTGACGGGGTCGAGGACGCGGAGGCGGTGCTCGACACCCTCGAGGGCCGCGGCTGGACCGTCGACCTCTCCTTCCACGGCGACGCGGCGAAGCAGTGGGCACGCGTCACGGGCGAAGCGGCCTGCGCGGCGCCCGCCGATCCAGCGCGCAGGGTCGCGATCGTCCTCGACGACGCGGTGGTGTCGGCGCCGGGTATGCAGAGCAGCGTGCCCTGTGGGGCGGGCATCACGGGCGGCTCCGCGCAGATCACCGGCGGATTCACCCCGGGCGAGGCCCGCGACCTGGCCGCTCTGGTGAAGGGCGGCGCGCTGCCCGTGCCGGTGACGACCGTGGAACAGAGCACCGTGGGACCGACGCTGGGCGCGGAGGCCGTCCGGGCCAGCGCAGCGGCAGCGGTGATCGGACTGCTCTGCACCGGCCTGTTCGTCATCGTCGTGTACCGGCTCCTCGGCCTGCTGGCCACCGTGGCGCTCACGCTCTACGGGCTGATCTCGTACGCCGCCGTGGTGGCACTCGGGGCGACGCTCACCCTGCCCGGGCTCGCCGGGTTCGTGCTGGCCATCGGCATCGCCGTGGACGCCAACGTGCTCGTCTTCGAACGCGCCCGGGAGGAGTTCGCACGCCCGGGAGGCCGGGGCGGCGCCAGGCGCCGCGACCTGAAGTCCGCGCTGCGGACCGGGTTCAGCAAGGCGTGGAGCGCGGTGGCCGACTCGAACATCACCACGCTGCTGGCCGCAGGGCTGCTGTTCGTGTTCGCGACCGGCCCCGTGAAGGGCTTCGGGGTGACCCTCGCCATCGGCGTGCTGGCGTCGATGGTCTCGGCCATGCTGATCACCCGGCTGCTCGCCGAGTGGGCGCTGAGCGTGCCGTACGTCCGGCGCCGTCCCGAGTTGACAGGCATGGCCGGGCCGGGCCGGCTGCGTGAGCGGCTCGCCCGGCGTACACCGCGCCTGATGCGGCATCGGCGCCGCTGGCTCGGGATCTGTTCGGGGCTGCTGCTCCTCGCGATCGCCGGGGTCGGCGTGCGCGGGGCGGAGTTCGGGGTGGAGTTCACCGGCGGCCGGGCCGTGCAGTACACGGCCGAACGGTCCGTCGACGCGGACACGGCCCGCGAGGCGGTCGTCGGCGCCGGATTCCCCGACGCGGTCGTGCAGTCGACCGACGACAACGGTTTCTCCGTACGCACCAAGGAACGCGGCGACGACGAGCAGGAGCGGATCCGCGGCGCGCTCGACGACGTGGCAGGGCAGTTGACCGTGGAACGCGACGATCTCATCGGTCCCAGTCTGGGCAGCGAGCTGCGCCTGTACGCGCTGATCGCGCTCGGCGTCGCGGTAGCGGCACAGTTGCTGTATCTGTCCGTGCGGTTCCGGTGGACGTTCGCGACGGCCGCCGTCGTCGCGATGGCACAGGACGTGGCACTGGTGGTGGGTCTGTTCGCCTGGCTCGGCAAGCCGATGGACAGCGTCTTCCTCGCCGCACTGCTGACCGTCGTCGGCTACTCGGTCAACGACACGGTCGTCGTGCTCGACCGACTGCGCGAACTCCGCAGGACCGGCGGCTCGATCCCGCTGGAGTCCCTGGCGGACCGGGCCGTCGCGCAGACCCTGCCCCGGACGGTCAACACGGGCATGGGGGCGCTGTTCGTCCTCGTCGCGCTGGCCGTCCTGGGCGGTGACTCGCTGACCGACTTCTCCATCGCCCTGCTCGCGGGAGTGGTGCTCGGAACGGCGTCCACCGTCTTCACCGCGATGCCCGTGGCGCTCCTCCTCCAGTCCCGGTACCCCGAGTCACGCGGCGCCGGCGGGTCCGGGCGCGTGAAGCCGGCAAAGGAGGGAGGCAAGGCGAGGGACCGTTCGGGCGCCGTGGTCTGA
- a CDS encoding DUF4360 domain-containing protein, with translation MTGGLLVSGALAALFASAIPSQQSPSVITDPPPDKIVIEVATVNGSGCPAGTAAVAVSQDNTAFTVTYSDYLAQVGGGAPSTAFRKNCQLNLIVHVPHGFTYAVASADYRGYASLQPGASSTEKASYYFQGSPNTESRTHAFRGPYDDNWQATDETDWAQLVWAPCGVQRNFNINTELRVNAGTSAPSQTSFMTMDSTDGDISTIYHLAWKECPGR, from the coding sequence GCGATCCCCTCGCAACAGAGCCCGTCCGTCATCACCGACCCGCCGCCGGACAAGATCGTGATCGAGGTGGCGACGGTCAACGGATCCGGGTGTCCCGCGGGGACGGCCGCCGTCGCCGTCTCACAGGACAACACGGCCTTCACCGTGACGTACAGCGACTACCTCGCCCAGGTCGGCGGCGGCGCCCCGAGCACCGCGTTCCGCAAGAACTGCCAGCTCAATCTGATCGTGCACGTACCGCACGGCTTCACGTACGCGGTCGCCAGCGCCGACTACAGAGGCTATGCCTCGCTCCAGCCCGGGGCGAGCAGCACCGAGAAGGCGTCGTACTACTTCCAGGGCTCGCCGAACACCGAGTCACGCACCCACGCGTTCCGCGGCCCCTACGACGACAACTGGCAGGCCACGGACGAGACGGACTGGGCGCAGCTGGTGTGGGCGCCCTGCGGTGTCCAGCGCAACTTCAACATCAACACGGAACTGCGGGTCAACGCGGGCACGTCGGCCCCGTCGCAGACCAGCTTCATGACCATGGACTCCACCGACGGTGACATCAGCACCATCTATCACCTGGCCTGGAAGGAGTGCCCGGGACGCTGA
- a CDS encoding heme-binding protein, whose protein sequence is MSTTATAPLTVQDAETLLDAARAAAEAAGVTVAVSVLDAGGHLLAFRRDDQAVLIAGETSTRKAYTALQLGAPTADLVDAVQPGGLFHTLPTALDRPLLFIAGGIPVFRDGRLVGAVGVGGGAPEQDHGFAAAAVTALDGDTRTDEDLAA, encoded by the coding sequence ATGAGCACCACCGCCACCGCCCCGCTGACCGTCCAGGACGCGGAGACCCTGCTCGACGCGGCCCGCGCCGCCGCAGAGGCCGCCGGCGTCACCGTCGCCGTCAGCGTCCTCGACGCGGGGGGCCATCTGCTGGCCTTCCGCCGCGACGACCAGGCGGTGCTGATCGCCGGCGAGACCAGCACCCGCAAGGCGTACACCGCGCTCCAACTGGGCGCCCCCACCGCCGACCTCGTCGACGCCGTGCAGCCCGGCGGCCTGTTCCACACCCTGCCGACCGCGCTCGACCGGCCGCTGCTCTTCATCGCCGGCGGCATACCGGTCTTCCGCGACGGACGGCTCGTCGGTGCCGTCGGCGTCGGCGGCGGCGCTCCGGAGCAGGACCACGGCTTCGCCGCCGCTGCCGTCACCGCGCTGGACGGCGACACGCGCACGGACGAGGACCTCGCCGCCTGA